AACAAGGTCGTGGATTTGCAGTAGTGGCGGATGAGGTACGTAATCTTGCTGGTCGAACGCAATCGAGCACCAAAGAGATTCAGTTAATGATCAATAATCTTCAAGAAGGTTCCCGTAACGCCATTCAAACAATGAATGTGTGTGCGGCAACGAGTGAAAGTACTGTAGCAGAGTCTCAGAATGCCTCTGAAGCGCTACAACAGATTGTGATTGCATTAGAGTCTATATCATCAATGAGCCATCAAATCGCAACAGCAGCCGCTGAACAGACCCAGGTAAGCGATGATATATCGAAGCGTATCAATATGATTGAAGAAAGTGGCAACCAACTGAGCGATGTCGTAACGGAAAGCCATAACAGTACTCAAACTTTAGCTTCTCTTTCTAACGAATTAGAGACTTGGGTAAATAGGTTTGAAGTAAAACACTAAACTCTCGAGAAAAACCTTTAATATAAAAGCACGTTTTCATACGTGCTTTTTTTATTTCAGCGCTCATTCAAAGCAGTTAACCGTAGTTTTGCCATCTTTTAAGGCATGCTAGACCTAGGTTTTTCTACCCAAACGAACAAAAACAACCCACTAAGTATAGAAAAACATCAAACAATACTTTTTTTGCAATTTAATGTTGACCCAGAACGCGAAAACACGTTTAATACACCTCGTCGCCCGGATAGCTCAGTCGGTAGAGCAGAGGATTGAAAATCCTCGTGTCGGTGGTTCGATTCCGCCTCCGGGCACCACAATTTATTTGTTGGTGTCCTTGACAACAACAGTAAAGCACAAAGAAATATCATGTGCCGACTTAGCTCAGTAGGTAGAGCAACTGACTTGTAATCAGTAGGTCACCAGTTCGACTCCGGTAGTCGGCACCATTTCTTTAAAGCTTTAAGAATAATTCCCCTTTAGTTCAGTTGGTAGAACGGCGGACTGTTAATCCGTATGTCGCAAGTTCAAGTCTTGCAAGGGGAGCCAAGTTAATCATTAAGCGTAAGCTTCTTGATACATGATGCCGACTTAGCTCAGTAGGTAGAGCAACTGACTTGTAATCAGTAGGTCACCAGTTCGATTCCGGTAGTCGGCACCATTCTCTTGATTAGAGATAAAACAATCAATTCCCCTTTAGTTCAGTTGGTAGAACGGCGGACTGTTAATCCGTATGTCGCAAGTTCAAGTCTTGCAAGGGGAGCCAATTAAAGAAAGCCGCATCATTGATGCGGCTTTTTTGCATCTAAAGATCCTAGCGTGCCTCCATCTCCCTCACCTTTCTAATCGCTCATTCAGTACAGAAACTCTCAGTCTTAATTTTCTTGTCAAACAATTAGGCTTTACTCTTTTGATTTAGCTTTAATCACCCAACGACATGTCGAAACCTTTCTAGCGAGCTTGCTACTTGTGTTATCTAAGAGTGAACCAAATAAGCGCCAGAATCGCTCTGTTGATGACTTAACCTGGGTGATATACAGTTTCACTCTTTATCGAAACTATCCACTATAATAGCCCCCATAGACGCGGGCATTGATATAACAATGACACGTTTAAACGAGACTATTGGATCACTTAATAGAGGCAACTTATCCAAACATGTCAGTACCAAAGCAACTACCAACGCCGTCATAGCATAAGCAATAACAATTCTGAAAATAAACACCGGCATGCGTGCAACAACATTTTTTTGAAAGACACTTTCATAAGTATAAAAGCCTAGGAACACAGCTGATAATAAAAATAGCAGCAACAGATTAGCAGTAGGCAAAGTCTCCCCTAACTTCCAGGCTTCTTC
Above is a window of Vibrio atlanticus DNA encoding:
- a CDS encoding DUF2391 family protein, with the translated sequence MKLSFNFEDASQIFVGSFALAVPISFSEEAWKLGETLPTANLLLLFLLSAVFLGFYTYESVFQKNVVARMPVFIFRIVIAYAMTALVVALVLTCLDKLPLLSDPIVSFKRVIVISMPASMGAIIVDSFDKE